The genomic region AATCATTCACAAGCCCTGCGCAATCGGTACCGTAACCACTAGACACAGCCATGCCTTTCTGGTAATATGTAGCAAAGAGCAGAAAATGTAGAAGGATTAGCAGGGAAATTTGCAAAATCCTGGCTTTTAAACAACGCTGAAGTTATTACTGGGGTGCATCTAGATGAAGATGCGAGAAAAAAGTTTTTCTTCTTCTATTGGGTCATCAGGTTAGTAGCCTTTGAATATATATTTACTGTAAAAGGTAGTCCTATCCAGGGGAGAAGCGCTCATAAGATGGAACCGATAAAAGAAGCTGCCGGGAACATCCCACATGCAGCATCCTTTCCGGTCTACCTGACACGCTTTGTGGGGCGGGAGGACGAGCTTGCCACGCTCACCTCTTTGCTCACAAACAAACGCCTGCTGACCCTCGTAGGAGCTGGCGGAGTAGGTAAAACGCGCCTGGCGTTGCAGGTTGCGACGAAATTGAGCGGCTCCTTCGATGATGGTATGTATTTGATTGAATTAGCCCCGCTCTCTGATCCGCAACTGGCTCCACAGGCCATCGCTTCCGCCCTCAATATGCGAACTGATCGCGATAGCTCGCTGATCGCATTGCTCAAATCCGAACTGGCGGAGCGGAATGTTTTGTTGCTGCTGGACAACTGCGAGCATGTTGTAAGTGAATGCGCTACACTGGTGGAGGCCCTATTGCAAGCCTGCCCCAGGCTGCATGTCCTCGCAACAAGCCGGGAGCCGCTAAGAGTCGCTGGAGAAGTGACCTGGCGGGTAACGCCGCTGTCAATACCCGACCCCAACCAGCATCTTGCTATCGAAAAGTTGATGTGTTACGAAGCTGTACAGCTTTTCTACGAGCGGGCAATGGAGAGCAATCCGCGTTTTCTGCTCACGCCACAGAATGCCGCGCCGGTGGCGCGTATCTGCGCGCACCTGGATGGGCTGCCATTGGCGCTGGAGCTGGCAGCGGCGCTGCTGCCGATGTATTCGGTGGATCAACTGGCAGCGCGGGTGGACGAGCGTTTTAAGCTATTAAGGTATGGCAAAAGAACCGCGGAGGCGAGACACCATTCGCTGGAGGCAGCGCTGGACTGGAGCTTTGCGCTGCTTACTCCCAACGAGCAAGCCCTGTTCCTTCGCCTGGCAGTCTTTGCGGGTAGCTGGAATGTTGAGGCGATGGAGCATGTCTGCGCCTCGAATGACCTGGCACCGTCGCTGATCGTTGAAACGCTGGTCTATCTCGTGAATAAGTCGCTGATCGTAGCAGAGGAACAAGAGGGAGCGGAGAAAGATACGGTAGAAGTTCGCTACCGGCTGCTTGATACGATGCGACAGTATGCGTTGGAAAAGTTACGACAGGGTGATGATTTCCAGCAAATGATGGAGCAGCACTATGCCTGGTACCTGCATCTCGCGAAAGAGGCGAATACGCACATCTACGGTATGGAGCAGGCACAGTGGCTCCAACGCCTTGAGATGGAAACGCCTGATCTGCGAGCTGCGCTGTCACGCGCGCTGGCAGGCAGGCGGCTCGATGCAGCAGTACGCCT from Ktedonobacteraceae bacterium harbors:
- a CDS encoding LuxR C-terminal-related transcriptional regulator → MEPIKEAAGNIPHAASFPVYLTRFVGREDELATLTSLLTNKRLLTLVGAGGVGKTRLALQVATKLSGSFDDGMYLIELAPLSDPQLAPQAIASALNMRTDRDSSLIALLKSELAERNVLLLLDNCEHVVSECATLVEALLQACPRLHVLATSREPLRVAGEVTWRVTPLSIPDPNQHLAIEKLMCYEAVQLFYERAMESNPRFLLTPQNAAPVARICAHLDGLPLALELAAALLPMYSVDQLAARVDERFKLLRYGKRTAEARHHSLEAALDWSFALLTPNEQALFLRLAVFAGSWNVEAMEHVCASNDLAPSLIVETLVYLVNKSLIVAEEQEGAEKDTVEVRYRLLDTMRQYALEKLRQGDDFQQMMEQHYAWYLHLAKEANTHIYGMEQAQWLQRLEMETPDLRAALSRALAGRRLDAAVRLADALRRFWIIHNYFSEGRYWFDALLAADNQEASRLKGTAGEHQGIEDRHNGMAGDHRGTPLQAGLKARALFGAAEFARYQGAYDRTCALLIEEIALLEKLEDRPAQAEAQVYLGLTMGLQGKYEQGMALCKTGLSFYRSIGEQQGTGIALATLAFITLAQGDAREAMALSEEACQLLRESGNHVHLLYALFTQAQAALFLKAIKEARDACRKALRLAQAQRQSYGIAASLGLIGGMAGIEERYAQAARLFGAAQALQERIQAPHPPAGRALLERMVLSIITSFGQENFLRHFAEGKSSSLEDILIEAEAILETPPASRTGGSPAAATEVAGLSPRELEVLVLVAKGLTDAQVARYLFLSTRTVSKHLQSIYARLGVNSRSAATRFAFEHGLV